The following proteins come from a genomic window of Iamia sp. SCSIO 61187:
- a CDS encoding ATP-binding protein: MERADPTPAGERRRAPRPDRPNTVASRLRLPITVFILAAVFVTAAGGVSLVVADRTLDEMVDEIDPVRIATRDSLDAILDADDQFRGYRLTWDESYLPAYRAARDRYPAAQSRVEGLTDDAVIEAALDDQEQLFAQWVAFADRVERVGSTDQEAAERLVRTGRGRSLIDQIRTANDRAAERLDELDGQVAARSRRTTVLVGLLALVVLVLAGAVGIVATRRARRSVVEPLERLHATIARHRGGDRSARADIDGAVEVRVVSAAFNRLAAADAELSARQEALLAQERRVRQLGREIRATLDPQAVVRLTADALGPATGADRVVIRPVADNALGAAETTWTRDAVTAASGDTALDPHPELLAHVYDELAAGRTILLEDTYDHPTLAPEALAVFTDDGWGSIALVPVVEEGEVQSLIALEVRERSHRWPPDAIRLAEAVATEMALARRTARLFAQERSMVERLREVDQAKSDFVSTVSHELRTPLTSIRGYVEMLRDGDAGALDAPQDRMLAIVERNTDRLLALIEDLLTLSRIESGAFRTTVADVDLADLLRSCAEAVDVQAAAAEVALDVSVDADLPGLRGDAHQLERLILNLLTNAIKFSEPGSSVALRAARVDDAARIEVEDHGMGIPEAEQDRLFSRFFRSSTAQERAVPGTGLGLVIAKTAVDNHGGTIDVASTPGQGTTFTVVLPGVPRLAVAR, encoded by the coding sequence GTGGAGCGCGCGGATCCCACGCCGGCGGGCGAGCGGCGACGAGCACCCCGGCCCGACCGGCCCAACACGGTGGCGTCCCGGCTGCGCCTCCCGATCACCGTCTTCATCCTCGCCGCCGTCTTCGTCACCGCCGCCGGGGGCGTGTCGCTGGTCGTGGCCGACCGCACCCTCGACGAGATGGTCGACGAGATCGACCCGGTGAGGATCGCCACCCGCGACAGCCTCGATGCCATCCTCGACGCCGACGACCAGTTCCGCGGCTACCGCCTGACCTGGGACGAGAGCTACCTGCCGGCGTACCGCGCAGCGCGGGACCGCTACCCGGCGGCCCAGTCCCGGGTCGAGGGGCTGACCGACGACGCCGTCATCGAGGCGGCCCTCGACGACCAGGAGCAGCTCTTCGCGCAGTGGGTCGCCTTCGCCGACCGGGTCGAGCGCGTCGGCTCCACCGATCAGGAGGCGGCCGAGCGGCTGGTGCGCACCGGTCGCGGACGGTCGCTGATCGACCAGATCCGCACCGCCAACGACCGCGCCGCCGAGCGGCTCGACGAGCTGGACGGACAGGTGGCGGCCCGGAGCCGGCGGACCACCGTCCTGGTCGGCCTGCTCGCCCTCGTCGTCCTCGTCCTCGCCGGCGCCGTGGGAATCGTGGCCACGCGCCGGGCGCGGCGATCGGTCGTCGAGCCGCTGGAGCGCCTGCACGCCACCATCGCCCGCCACCGCGGCGGCGATCGGTCGGCCCGGGCCGACATCGACGGGGCCGTGGAGGTGCGGGTCGTCTCGGCCGCCTTCAACCGCCTCGCCGCCGCCGACGCCGAGCTCAGCGCCCGCCAGGAGGCGCTGCTCGCGCAGGAGCGCAGGGTGCGCCAACTCGGCCGGGAGATCCGGGCGACGCTCGACCCGCAGGCGGTGGTCCGCCTCACGGCCGATGCGCTGGGGCCGGCCACGGGCGCCGACCGGGTCGTGATCCGCCCCGTGGCCGACAACGCCCTCGGCGCCGCCGAGACCACGTGGACGCGCGACGCGGTCACCGCAGCCTCGGGTGACACCGCCCTCGACCCCCATCCCGAGTTGCTGGCGCACGTCTACGACGAGCTCGCAGCCGGGCGCACGATCCTGCTGGAGGACACCTACGACCACCCCACCCTCGCCCCGGAGGCGCTGGCCGTGTTCACCGACGACGGGTGGGGTTCGATCGCCCTCGTCCCGGTCGTCGAGGAGGGCGAGGTCCAGTCGCTGATCGCCCTCGAGGTCCGGGAGCGCTCCCATCGCTGGCCCCCCGACGCCATCCGCCTGGCCGAGGCCGTCGCCACCGAGATGGCCCTGGCCCGTCGCACCGCCCGCCTCTTCGCCCAGGAGCGATCGATGGTCGAGCGCCTCCGGGAGGTCGACCAGGCCAAGTCCGACTTCGTGTCCACCGTGAGCCACGAGCTCCGCACGCCGCTCACCAGCATCCGGGGCTACGTGGAGATGCTCCGCGACGGCGACGCCGGAGCCCTCGACGCCCCCCAGGACCGGATGCTCGCCATCGTCGAGCGCAACACCGACCGCCTGCTCGCCCTGATCGAGGACCTGCTGACCCTGTCCCGCATCGAGTCGGGAGCATTCCGCACCACCGTGGCCGACGTCGACCTGGCCGACCTCCTCCGCTCCTGCGCCGAGGCCGTCGACGTGCAGGCCGCAGCAGCCGAGGTGGCCCTCGACGTGAGCGTCGACGCCGACCTGCCGGGCCTGCGCGGCGACGCCCACCAGCTGGAGAGGCTGATCCTGAACCTGCTCACCAACGCCATCAAGTTCTCCGAGCCGGGCTCGTCGGTGGCCCTGCGCGCCGCCCGGGTCGACGACGCCGCCCGCATCGAGGTCGAGGACCACGGGATGGGCATCCCCGAGGCCGAGCAGGACCGGCTGTTCTCCCGGTTCTTCCGCAGCTCCACCGCCCAGGAGCGGGCCGTGCCCGGCACCGGACTCGGGCTCGTCATCGCCAAGACCGCGGTCGACAACCACGGGGGCACGATCGACGTGGCCTCGACGCCGGGCCAGGGCACGACCTTCACCGTCGTGCTCCCCGGCGTGCCCCGTCTGGCGGTGGCCCGATGA
- a CDS encoding 4a-hydroxytetrahydrobiopterin dehydratase codes for MSDPAATAPEGWEEVDGRLHRELRFADFSEAFAFMTRVALAAEKADHHPDWSNSWNTVTIDLVSHDAGGLTERDVALAEAINALL; via the coding sequence ATGAGCGACCCCGCCGCGACCGCACCGGAGGGCTGGGAGGAGGTCGACGGCCGGCTCCACCGCGAGCTGCGCTTCGCCGACTTCTCCGAGGCCTTCGCCTTCATGACCCGGGTGGCCCTCGCCGCCGAGAAGGCGGACCACCACCCCGACTGGTCGAATTCGTGGAACACCGTCACCATCGACCTGGTGAGCCACGACGCCGGCGGCCTCACCGAGCGCGACGTCGCCCTGGCCGAGGCGATCAACGCCCTCCTCTAG
- a CDS encoding response regulator yields MSVRQVLIVEDDEDIAALLALRVTRQGHGATIARTGAEALDRARAAAPDLILLDLGLPDIHGWEVLERLRDDERLASVPVLVVSISDAGVSTEHAVQGHITKPFGAADLDRQVADALCAPPPITRRKARP; encoded by the coding sequence ATGAGCGTCCGCCAGGTCCTGATCGTGGAGGACGACGAGGACATCGCCGCCCTCCTGGCCCTCCGCGTGACCCGCCAGGGGCACGGGGCCACCATCGCCCGCACCGGCGCCGAGGCCCTGGACCGGGCCCGGGCCGCCGCCCCCGACCTCATCCTGCTCGACCTGGGCCTGCCCGACATCCACGGCTGGGAGGTGCTCGAGCGGCTCCGCGACGACGAGCGCCTCGCCTCCGTGCCCGTCCTGGTGGTCTCGATCAGCGACGCCGGCGTCTCGACCGAGCACGCCGTGCAGGGCCACATCACCAAGCCCTTCGGAGCCGCGGACCTCGACCGCCAGGTCGCCGACGCCCTCTGTGCCCCCCCTCCCATCACCCGCAGGAAGGCCCGACCATGA
- a CDS encoding response regulator transcription factor, translating to MSTVLVADDDADIRELVTFKLEQEGHEVHAVADGEAALRAVLDVSPDIVLLDVMMPRRTGLEVCEALRAAPETAGLPVILLTAKAQEADLERGFTSGADDYIVKPFSPRELATRVRAQLARARG from the coding sequence ATGAGCACCGTGCTCGTCGCCGACGACGATGCCGACATCCGCGAGCTGGTGACCTTCAAGCTCGAGCAGGAGGGCCACGAGGTCCACGCCGTGGCCGACGGCGAGGCCGCGCTGCGCGCCGTCCTCGACGTCTCCCCCGACATCGTCCTGCTCGACGTGATGATGCCGCGCCGCACGGGGCTCGAGGTCTGCGAGGCCCTGCGGGCCGCACCCGAGACGGCCGGGCTGCCCGTCATCCTCCTCACCGCCAAGGCCCAGGAGGCCGACCTGGAGCGGGGCTTCACCAGCGGTGCCGACGACTACATCGTCAAGCCCTTCAGCCCCCGCGAGCTGGCGACCCGGGTCCGGGCCCAGCTGGCGCGCGCCCGCGGATGA
- a CDS encoding HEAT repeat domain-containing protein yields MTLHEVLVVTAVAVLGANIGLLLISAGHHVVATVRTRHRDAVRAELRPLLIRLVTDEEATLPPVPRRRTAALEVLAVDLLGKVRGEARDALLAVLDQAGAPQQAVRRLRRPGPVGRSAAAELLGRAGRAEHLPALVARLDDRDPEVRAVACRALGRIGEPSAVPHLLAALDSRRPVPMGIVGSSLLRIGPVGTGPLRDALQGGRSSTAARALAVEVLGLHGALEAAGVLATRLQDRDEELEVRIRAARALGRIGSPRGTAALSAVVTDDEPTGLRAVAARALGEIGGDDAAAVLLPLLDDPAHVVASNAATALPRCGARGRALLLRRAGGEGRGAALAREALALADLWVHRTGPAEAVS; encoded by the coding sequence ATGACGCTCCACGAGGTCCTGGTGGTCACGGCGGTGGCCGTGCTGGGGGCCAACATCGGCCTGCTCCTGATCTCGGCCGGCCACCACGTTGTCGCCACCGTCCGCACCCGCCACCGCGACGCCGTCCGCGCCGAGCTCCGCCCGCTCCTCATCCGCCTCGTGACCGACGAGGAGGCGACGCTGCCGCCCGTGCCCCGCCGTCGGACGGCCGCCCTGGAGGTGCTCGCCGTCGACCTGCTCGGCAAGGTCCGGGGCGAGGCCCGCGACGCCCTGCTCGCCGTCCTCGACCAGGCCGGCGCCCCGCAGCAGGCCGTCCGCCGCCTCCGGCGTCCGGGCCCGGTGGGGCGGTCGGCGGCGGCCGAGCTCCTCGGCCGGGCCGGGCGGGCCGAGCACCTCCCCGCCCTCGTCGCGCGGCTCGACGACCGCGACCCCGAGGTCCGCGCCGTCGCCTGCCGGGCCCTCGGACGGATCGGCGAGCCCTCGGCCGTCCCGCACCTCCTCGCCGCCCTCGACAGCCGCCGCCCCGTCCCCATGGGCATCGTCGGCAGCTCCCTCCTGCGCATCGGTCCGGTCGGCACGGGCCCCCTGCGCGACGCCCTCCAGGGCGGCCGGTCGTCGACGGCCGCCCGCGCCCTGGCCGTCGAGGTGCTGGGCCTGCACGGCGCCCTCGAGGCGGCCGGCGTCCTCGCCACCCGGCTCCAGGACCGGGACGAGGAGCTCGAGGTCCGCATCCGGGCGGCGCGGGCCCTCGGGCGCATCGGCTCGCCGCGCGGGACCGCGGCCCTGTCCGCCGTGGTCACCGACGACGAGCCCACCGGCCTGCGCGCCGTCGCCGCCCGCGCCCTCGGCGAGATCGGCGGGGACGACGCCGCCGCCGTCCTGCTGCCCCTGCTCGACGACCCCGCCCACGTGGTCGCGTCCAACGCCGCCACCGCCCTCCCCCGCTGCGGGGCGCGCGGGCGCGCCCTGCTCCTGCGTCGGGCCGGGGGCGAGGGCCGGGGCGCCGCCCTTGCCCGCGAGGCCCTCGCCTTGGCCGACCTGTGGGTCCACCGCACCGGCCCGGCCGAGGCGGTGTCGTGA